A region from the Lycium barbarum isolate Lr01 chromosome 8, ASM1917538v2, whole genome shotgun sequence genome encodes:
- the LOC132608088 gene encoding uncharacterized protein LOC132608088, translating to MAAAVEYRCFVGGLAWATTDSTLGDAFAHYGEVIDSKIINDRETGRSRGFGFVTFGDEKSMRDAIEGMNGQNLDGRNITVNEAQSRGSGGGGGGGRRSGGYSGGGGGYGGGGYGGGGYGGGYGRRDGGNGGGYGGGRDRGYGGGYGGGYGGGDRYGDGGSRYSRGGGASEGSWRNARCVTVTMVRVTVLVSRYCYFQEAVLAQVGFMAEEYSCFVGGLAWATTDRTLADAFGTYGEVVDSKIINDRETGRSRGFGFVTFKDEKSMKDAISAMNGQELDGRNITVNEAQARGSGGGGGGGFGGGRRQGGGGGYGGGGGGYGGGGGGYGGGRREGGGGGYGGRREGGGGGYGGGGYGGGDRY from the exons ATGGCAGCTGCGGTTGAGTACAGGTGTTTTGTTGGTGGGCTAGCATGGGCTACCACTGATAGTACATTAGGAGATGCTTTTGCTCATTACGGTGAAGTTATCGATTCCAAG ATCATAAACGATCGTGAGACAGGTAGATCAAGAGGATTTGGTTTTGTTACGTTTGGTGATGAGAAATCAATGAGGGACGCAATTGAAGGAATGAATGGCCAGAACCTTGATGGTCGTAACATCACTGTTAATGAAGCTCAATCACGCGGTAGCGGCGGTGGTGGCGGTGGCGGCCGACGTAGCGGTGGCTACAGCGGTGGAGGCGGTGGCTACGGTGGCGGTGGATACGGTGGCGGTGGCTACGGTGGTGGGTATGGCCGACGGGACGGTGGCAACGGTGGTGGTTATGGTGGTGGCCGTGATCGCGGATATGGCGGCGGCTATGGTGGTGGCTATGGTGGTGGTGATCGTTATGGTGATGGTGGGTCCCGCTACTCGAGAGGTGGTGGTGCATCTGAAGGAAGCTGGAGGAAT GCTCGTTGTGTTACTGTTACTATGGTTCGTGTTACTGTTCTGGTTTCTCGCTATTGTTACTTCCAAG AAGCTGTTCTTGCTCAAGTG GGTTTTATGGCTGAAGAGTACAGTTGTTTCGTTGGTGGGCTAGCATGGGCCACCACAGATAGAACCCTAGCTGATGCTTTCGGTACTTATGGCGAAGTAGTCGATTCCAAG ATCATTAACGACAGAGAAACTGGCAGATCTAGAGGATTCGGCTTCGTTACCTTCAAGGATGAGAAATCAATGAAGGATGCAATTTCAGCAATGAACGGTCAGGAACTTGACGGCCGTAACATCACCGTTAACGAAGCTCAGGCTCGCGGTAGCGGCGGTGGTGGAGGTGGAGGTTTCGGCGGCGGCCGACGTCAAGGCGGCGGCGGAGGTTACGGAGGAGGTGGCGGTGGATACGGCGGAGGCGGTGGTGGATACGGAGGTGGACGTCGTGAAGGTGGCGGCGGCGGCTACGGTGGCAGACGTGAAGGTGGCGGTGGTGGTTATGGTGGTGGTGGATATGGCGGTGGTGACCGTTATTAG
- the LOC132606566 gene encoding probable LRR receptor-like serine/threonine-protein kinase At2g16250 yields MMYQLGKVCYIFFMLLLLFDSAFELSWGDERLALLQLRSSLGLRAKEWPIKGNHCSNWKGITCKNGRITEINISGFKRTRNGNQNPQFLIDALQNLTLLESFNASNFALPGSIPDWFGIRLVFLQVLDLRFCSITGVIPSTLGNLSSLIVLYLSNNGLSGMVPSSLSQLSSLSVFDLSYNSLVGSIPASFGSLGNLTLLDMSSNNLSGAIPPVIGTLSKLKFLNLSNNSLSSLIPAQLGDLSSLVDLDLSLNSLAGVVPNDLRGLRNLRRMKIGKNSLSGLLPGHLFVPLSQLQFLEIDHNNFTGSLPDVFWSMPGLQFLDASANNFTGTLSTLGSNVKFPSAVVNLSQNMFYGNLPPVVRRFSFLDLSDNYFQGKVPEYWQRNVPLNRNCLQRLGSQRNTSECASFYNERSLIFDNFGVPNAIEPPFPKSDTKSHKNVITLAAVLGGIGFIAIVIIFIMMLIFCCCKRGVTNQKVTGVEPVPASASPPGASLNFSNLGEAFNYQQILKTTGEFSDANLIKHGHSGDLFRGILEGGIHVVVKRIVKKEAYLSELDLFSKVSHSRVVPLLGHCLENENEKFLVYKYMPNGDLSSSLFRKNNSDDHSLQSLDWITRLKIAIGAAEGLSYLHHECYPPLVHRDIQASSILLDDKFEVRLGSLNEVYAQGGDTYHNRISRLLRLPQTSEQGASGSPNATCAYDVYCFGKVLLELVTGKLGISASSDDTMKEWLEKTLSCISIYDKELVTNIVDPSLIIDEDLLEEVWAMAIVAKSCLNPKPLRRPLMRYILKALENPLKVVREEYTSSERLRATSSKGSWNATLFGSWLHSSSDAAAADKVERASSFKRSATTGSRESGHSFSARQHSKEIFPEPLDVQDVTRTRDE; encoded by the exons ATGATGTACCAACTGGGCAAAGTATGTTACATTTTTTTCATGcttttattgttgtttgattctGCATTTGAGTTGAGTTGGGGAGATGAGAGATTGGCTTTACTTCAACTAAGATCTTCTTTAGGATTAAGAGCCAAAGAATGGCCTATAAAGGGCAACCATTGTTCAAATTGGAAAGGTATTACTTGCAAGAATGGTAGAATTACTGAAATAAACATCTCTGGTTTTAAACGTACCCGAAATGGGAATCAAAATCCTCAATTCTTGATTGATGCTCTTCAAAATTTGACTCTTTTGGAGTCATTTAATGCATCAAATTTTGCACTTCCAGGTTCTATACCTGATTGGTTTGGTATTAGACTTGTATTTTTACAGGTTCTTGATCTTAGGTTCTGTTCAATTACTGGTGTTATTCCATCCACTCTTGGTAATTTGAGTAGTTTAATTGTTTTATACTTGTCAAATAATGGTCTTAGTGGAATGGTGCCTTCAAGTTTGagtcaactttcaagtctttcagTTTTTGATCTTTCAtataattcacttgttgggtcaATTCCTGCATCATTTGGGTCACTTGGGAACCTTACTTTGCTTGATATGTCGTCGAATAATTTGTCCGGGGCGATTCCTCCTGTCATTGGGACTTTATCTAAgttgaaattcttgaatcttTCTAATAACAGTTTATCTTCTTTGATACCTGCCCAACTCGGTGACCTTTCGAGTCTGGTTGACCTTGATCTCAGCTTAAATAGTCTAGCTGGAGTAGTGCCTAATGATTTAAGAGGATTAAGGAACTTACGACGAATGAAAATCGGGAAGAATTCTCTATCTGGTTTATTGCCTGGTCACCTGTTCGTTCCTCTAAGCCAGCTGCAGTTCTTGGAAATAGACCATAATAATTTTACTGGCAGTCTTCCTGATGTATTCTGGTCAATGCCCGGGTTGCAATTTCTTGATGCCTCTGCGAATAACTTTACTGGTACTCTGTCTACTCTTGGCTCAAATGTAAAGTTCCCGAGTGCAGTGGTTAACCTTTCTCAGAATATGTTTTATGGGAATCTGCCGCCTGTAGTTAGGAGATTCAGTTTTCTTGATCTATCAGATAATTATTTCCAAGGCAAAGTTCCTGAGTACTGGCAAAGGAACGTGCCCCTTAATAGAAATTGCCTACAAAGATTGGGAAGTCAAAGGAATACAAGTGAATGTGCATCTTTCTATAATGAGCGGAGCTTGATATTTGATAATTTTGGAGTGCCAAATGCCATTGAGCCTCCGTTTCCTAAATCTGACACGAAGAGTCACAAAAATGTAATCACATTAGCTGCTGTTCTAGGAGGTATCGGATTTATTGCTATAGTGATAATCTTTATAATGATGCTGATTTTTTGTTGCTGCAAGAGGGGTGTGACAAATCAAAAGGTCACTGGTGTGGAGCCTGTTCCTGCTAGTGCAAGTCCTCCTGGAGCATCATTGAATTTTTCAAATTTAGGAGAAGCATTTAACTACCAGCAGATCCTTAAAACAACCGGTGAATTCAGTGATGCAAATCTTATTAAACATGGACATTCAGGTGATCTTTTCCGTGGTATCCTGGAAGGTGGGATTCATGTAGTTGTTAAAAGAATTGTTAAAAAGGAAGCATACTTGTCAGAATTGGACTTGTTCAGCAAAGTTTCTCATTCTAGAGTAGTCCCTCTTTTAGGACACTGTttggaaaatgaaaatgaaaagttTCTGGTATACAAATATATGCCAAATGGAGATCTCTCTAGTTCTTTGTTCAGAAAAAACAATTCAGATGATCATAGTTTGCAGTCACTTGATTGGATAACGAGACTGAAAATTGCTATTGGAGCTGCCGAGGGTTTGTCTTATCTGCATCATGAATGTTATCCGCCTCTTGTGCACAG AGATATCCAAGCAAGCAGCATACTTCTTGATGATAAATTTGAAGTCCGGTTAGGGAGTTTGAATGAGGTGTATGCACAAGGAGGAGACACCTATCACAACAGGATTTCCAGGTTGCTGCGGCTGCCACA AACATCGGAACAAGGCGCATCAG GTAGCCCTAATGCCACTTGTGCATACGACGTTTATTGTTTCGGCAAGGTTTTGCTTGAGCTAGTAACCGGAAAGTTGGGTATCAGTGCATCTAGTGATGATACCATGAAGGAGTGGTTGGAGAAAACACTGTCTTGCATTAGTATATATGACAAGGAACTTGTAACAAACATAGTAGATCCTTCCCTAATCATAGATGAAGATTTATTAGAGGAAGTATGGGCCATGGCTATTGTTGCCAAATCTTGTCTCAATCCCAAACCTTTGAGGAGACCATTAATGAGATATATCCTTAAAGCTTTGGAAAACCCGTTGAAGGTAGTTAGGGAAGAATACACTAGCTCCGAACGACTTAGAGCAACTTCATCCAAAGGGTCGTGGAATGCTACTCTATTTGGGAGCTGGCTTCACAGCTCTTCAGATGCAGCAGCGGCTGATAAGGTGGAACGTGCAAGTAGTTTTAAACGGTCAGCAACTACAGGGTCTCGTGAAAGTGGTCATTCTTTCTCAGCTAGACAACACTCAAAGGAGATTTTTCCCGAGCCATTGGATGTGCAAGATGTGACGAGAACGCGTGATGAATAG